DNA from Methanomassiliicoccus luminyensis B10:
TAGTGACCGCCGGACCGAGGCACTTCGTGCGCATACCCGAGACGCCGAGGGCTTTCGCCTCCAAGATCAAGGACCACGAAGGGACCGTCGCCGTGGTGTTCGGCCCCGAGGACCTGGGCCTGACGCAGGAGCAGCTGGAGCGGTGCGACATGCTGGTGCACATCCCCTCCGACCCCGACTATGCGGTCCTGAACCTCTCCCACGCGGTGTCCATCGTGCTGTACGAGATGTTCCTGACGAGGGATAGGCCGTACCATCCCGCGGTAGCGACCATCGAAGAGAAGGAAAAGCTGTTCGAGTTCTTCCACAATCTATTGGTGGCGATCGACTACCCCGACTACCGCCGGGACAAGACCGAGACCATGTTCCGCCGGATGATGGGTCGGGCCGTCCCGACGAAGTGGGAGTTCTATACGATCATGGGCGTGATCGGGGACGCCTACAAGATCATCGAGGGAAAGAAGCGCCTGCCCAAGTGATCAGCCGGCCGCTCCCACCAGCTCTTCCAGGGTCTCGTCCAGCTTCTTCTCGTCCTTGGTCCTCGGCCCCCGCCGCTGCGGCACCTCCTTGATGCCGGTGATGACGGCCATGACCTTGATGAGGTCCCCGCAGTCGGGATCGACCCTGGCCCCGAATATGACCTGGGCGTCGGGGTCGAGCTGCTCGCTCATGCCGTCCAGCACTCTCGACACCTTCTTGACGGTGAGCTTGTTGCCCCCGGTGACGTGGATCATGGCGCCGGTGGCACCCTCGTAGTCCACCTCCAGCAGTGGGTTGCTGAGGGCGTCCTTCACCGCCCCGTCGGGGTCGGTGCTCTCGCCGTACAGGATCGTCGACACCCCCTTGTGCCGCATGATGGTGCGGAGGTCCGCGAAGTCCAGGTTCACCATCGAGGGCACCGTTATCGCCTCCACCAGCCCCTTGATGACCTCGGAGATGAGCTGGTCCATCACCGTGAGGCCCTGGGCCATGGGCAGGTTGTTGACCATCTCCAGGAGGCGGTTGTTGTCCAGCAGGAGCATCATGTCGGAGCTCTCGTTCAGCTTCTTGATGCCCCTCAGGGCCGCCTCCATCCTCCCGCCCCTCTCGAACTCAAAGGGGGTGGTGGCCATGGATATCACCAGGGAGCCGTGGCGCTTGGCCTGTTTGGCGACCACCGGCGCCACCCCGGTCCCGGTCCCTCCGCCCATGCCGGCGGTGATGAAGGTCAGGTCCACGTCCCTCAGTATGGTGTTGAGGGGGTCCAGGGCGTTCTCCGCGCAGGCCTCTCCCACATCGGGCAGGCCCCCCGCGCCGAGCCCCCTGGTCATGTCCTTGCCGATGAGCAGGCGGCGGTGGGCGTTGACGGTCTGAAGGTGGCTCTTGTCGGTGTTGATGGCAACCGTTTCCACTCCCCGGATGCCGATGTTCATCAGGCGGTTGACGCTATTGCATCCTCCCCCGCCGCACCCTATGACCAGGATCTTCAGCTGGGCGCATTCTTGCCTCAGCTCCTCCTCTGTGTCATAGTGCTCCACCGTCCCTTCCCCCATCGTCCCAGATCCGATGAAAAGAACTAGTGCATCTCTTCCACTGCCCGGGTCAGCCTCTTCCGCGTGTACTCGCGCACCGCATTGCGGATGGCGTCGTCGATGGAAACGGAGTCACCGTCCTTCACCAGGGATTCCAGCTCCACCACGTTGCCCTTGGGCAGCTCCACGGTGACCCTCTCGATGTGCTCAGGAGTGAAGTGGCTCTCCACGAAGCTGTCGATGGCCGCGCGTATCGCGTCGGAGATGGTGGGGAAGCTACCGTCCTTCACCAGTGACTCAAGTGCGTCGACCTTGTCGCTCGGTATCCTGATGGTGATCCTTTCAGTGTCGCTCATGTTCTGGCCCTTTCAGAGGTGCGTCCGACGGATTTTGATAATTTGTCAGACAAATGTCATAATACACTAGGCACTATATAATGCTTGTAGGCTTCCTACGCTTTGTTGACACTGTGCCCGACAGCAGTCTGGGCAAGGTCGGATAGCACGTGCCGCGGACCATTCGTTATCGCCAAGGATTCCGAATTGCTGAATCGATGTGGGCGAGGCCCGTCCGACGGGTCGCTCATTGAATGTGGCTCTCGGGTCTGGGAGGGTTCCGAGGCCCCCGGTCCCGATGCGCGCCCTCGCTAGGACCTCGAGCCCCCATTTGTCCGACGTTCCGAGGGGGTGCATTTTTCAAAGCCACTTATAAAAATCTGGCGATCTTCACGCCGAAGAGGTGTGGCTCGGCGGATTTGCAAACACATAGTACTATATAAAGATATATAAATACCTCGACCCGGTGACTTGTAGTGGCCAAGATCAAGATAGAGAACGTTGTCGCTTCCACGTCCCTTGGTGAAGAGCTTGACCTGCAGGCGATCGCCCTCGCCCTCGAGGGAGCAGAGTACGAGCCGGAGCAGTTCCCGGGGCTTATATACAGGTTGAAGGAGCCCAAGACCGCCACGCTGCTGTTCAGGAGCGGCAAGGTGGTATGCACCGGGGCCAAGAGCCTGGAAAACGTCAAAGTGGCCATCAACAAGGTCGCCAAGCAGATCGAGAAGGCGGGCATCAAGATCAGGGACGAACCCAAGGTGGAGGTCCAGAACATAGTGGCGTCCTCGGACCTGGGACAGGAGATCAACCTCAACGCTATCGCCATCTCCCTTGGCCTGGAGAGGGTGGAATATGAGCCGGAGCAGTTCCCGGGGTTGGTCTATCGCCTGGACGAGCCCAAAGTGGTGGTCCTGCTGTTCGGCTCCGGCAAGCTGGTGTGCACCGGCGCCAGGAAGCCCCATGACGTGGAGGCCGCGGTCACCAAGATCACCGTAGAACTCAAGTCCGCCGGGCTGCTGCGCTGAATGAGACCCATCTTCGACAACCACATGCACCTCCAGCCCTCCGGGAGGGGGGTGGGGGCCCTCCTCGACTTCTCCAAGGCCGGGGGGACGCACGCCATCCTGTGCCATATGCCGTACCGCGAGGTCGCCATATCCACGGGCGAGGACTTCTCCCGCTCCTATGATATCACCCTGTCCCTGGCCGACCGGGCCAACGCGGAAACGGGCGTGAAGGTCTTCCCCGCGGTGGGTCCGTACCCGGTGCTGCTCATCGGCCTGACGGAGCGTTTCGGCATGCCCCGGGCGGTCGAGGTCATGAGGGAGGGCATGGAAAGAGCGCAGAAGCTGGTGCTGGAGCGCAAGGCCGTAGCGATCGGTGAGATCGGGCGGCCCCATTTCCCCGTGCCCCCTGAGATATGGGAGGCGTCCAACGGCATCATGCTCTACGGCATGCAGCTGGCCAAGGAAGCGGGGTGCCCGGTGGTCCTTCACACCGAGAGCGGCACCCCCGAGGTCATGCTTGACCTCGCCAGGATCGCCGACCGGGCCGGCCTGGACCGGGGCAGGGCGATCAAGCACTACTCCCCACCGCTGGTCCTGGAGGAGGAGAACCACGGCCTGTTCCCTTCGGTGCTGGCTTCCAAGCCCGCCGTCACCGAGGCGCTGTCCAAGGGCACCCGCTTCGTGATGGAGACGGACTTCATGGACGAGCCGTCCCGCCCGGGGGCGGTGATGGACATCAAGACCGTGCCGAAGCGCACCAACGCATACCTGTCGTCAGGACAGATGTCCGAGGATCAGGCCTGGGCGATTCACAAGGAGAACCCCGAGAGGCTTTACGGCATCACTATCGACTAACGTCGTATGGCGAACGAGTCGAACTCCCCGGCCCCCGCGCTCCACCTGACGTCACACTTGTCGACCTTCGCGTAAGGATGCTCGCTGCACAAGCGGTGGATGACGCGCTCGATGTCCGCGCGCTCGCCCTCGAACACCGCCGACACCGAGCCGTCCTCCTCGTTGCGCACCCACCCGTGGACCCTGCCGGCGATGGCGTACCTCCGGGTGTACGCCCTGAACGAGACACCCTGCACCTTCCCGTAGAATCTGGCCTCGGCCCTTTCTGTCATGATGAAGCATCCCCTCACATCGATTATTTTCTTTCTTTGTCAAAAAGGGGATGATATTATTTAATAGTTAAAATCCCCATTTGGCGGCCAAGGGATGCACTATGAAATCTTTGGTCGAGGAAGCGCTGGCTAGAGAAAGCGCTGCCGGTCCGGGCTTCGGATCTCCGGTGGCGGCGGCAGGGCCAGCGGTCGCGCAGGTAAGCTCTGCTGACGAGGAACTGCTGGCACTTCTGCAAAAGCTCAAGACGAACATCAAGATCATCGGCTGCGGGGGCGGTGGGACCAACACCATCAACCGCATCGCCCAGGAAGGCATCACCGGTGCCGAGCTGTACGCGGCCAATACCGATGCCCAGCATCTGCTGGCGATACAGGCGCCTCACAAGATACTCATGGGAAGGCGCTCCACCCGCGGGTTGGGGGCCGGCGCTCTCCCCAAGGTCGGGGAGGAGGCCGCCATGGAGGCCGAGGACGATATCCGCAAGAGCCTGGTGGAATCCCACATCGTGTTCGTCACCGCGGGCATGGGCGGCGGCACCGGGACCGGCTCCGCTCCTTACGTCGCCAAGATCGCCAAGGACATGGGCGCTCTCACTATCGCCGTCACCACCCTGCCCTTCAAGGGCGAGGGCAAGATGCGCATGGAGAACGCAGAGTGGGGCCTGGAGAGGCTCCGCAACGCTGCGGACACCGTCATCGTCATACCGAACGACAAGCTCCTGGAGCTTGTTCCGCGCCTGTCCATCAACGCCGCCTTCAAGGTGGCCGACGAGGTCCTCATGAGGGCCATCAAGGGCATCACCGAGCTTATCACCAAGCCCGGGCTGGTGAACCTTGACTTCAACGATGTGAAGACCATCATGAAGGGCGCCGGCGTGGCCATGATCGGCCTGGGCGAATCCAACGGTCAAACGGACGACCGCGCCACCGAGGCCATCGAGGATGCCCTGAACTCCCCGCTCCTGGACGTGGACGTCTCCAGCGCCTCCGGCGTACTGGTCAACGTCGTCGGCGGCGCCGACATGACCATCGCCGAGGCCCAGAAGGTGGCGGAGATCCTGCAGACGAAGGTGTCGGGCAGCGCCCGCATCATATGGGGCGCCGCGGTGGACCCCGCCATCGACCACAAGATCAGGGTGATGGTCGTGATCACCGGCGTCAAGTCCAAGCAGATCCTGGGCCGGGGCAACGACGGGCCTTCCCGGCTGAAGGACACCGACGTGGACTTCATAAAGTGAGTCTTGGACGTACGGCAGCACCAACTCCGGGCCGAGAGAGGCTTCTCGGCCCCCTTTTTCCCTTTCCCCCAGGCTCACATACTGAAATTAAATACGGCACCGAAACTTTTTAAAGTACAAATGTATGTTAGCCCTTGCCCGGGCGACCGCTTCAGCACTAGACGTCAGGCTCGCCCAGGAGGGCTTATAATGAAGTCATTCCTCAGCGACGCTATATCCCGCGCTGGTGCTCAGGGTGGGAACGCCTCCCAGTCCTACCAAGAGTACTCCTCCGCCGACCAGGAGCTCGTCAAGATACTGGAAAGCCTGAAGACCAACATCAAGATCGTTGGCTGCGGGGGTGGCGGGACCAACACCATCGATCGCCTGTCCGAGGTGGGCATCGTGGGAGCGGACATCTTCGCCGCCAACACCGACGCCCAGCACCTCCTGGCTATAAGGTCGCCGCACAAAATCCTTCTCGGAAGGCGCTCCACCCGCGGGTTGGGGGCCGGCGCCCTGCCCCAGGTAGGCGAGGAA
Protein-coding regions in this window:
- the ftsZ gene encoding cell division protein FtsZ, yielding MKSLVEEALARESAAGPGFGSPVAAAGPAVAQVSSADEELLALLQKLKTNIKIIGCGGGGTNTINRIAQEGITGAELYAANTDAQHLLAIQAPHKILMGRRSTRGLGAGALPKVGEEAAMEAEDDIRKSLVESHIVFVTAGMGGGTGTGSAPYVAKIAKDMGALTIAVTTLPFKGEGKMRMENAEWGLERLRNAADTVIVIPNDKLLELVPRLSINAAFKVADEVLMRAIKGITELITKPGLVNLDFNDVKTIMKGAGVAMIGLGESNGQTDDRATEAIEDALNSPLLDVDVSSASGVLVNVVGGADMTIAEAQKVAEILQTKVSGSARIIWGAAVDPAIDHKIRVMVVITGVKSKQILGRGNDGPSRLKDTDVDFIK
- a CDS encoding acylphosphatase, translated to MTERAEARFYGKVQGVSFRAYTRRYAIAGRVHGWVRNEEDGSVSAVFEGERADIERVIHRLCSEHPYAKVDKCDVRWSAGAGEFDSFAIRR
- a CDS encoding TATA-box-binding protein, whose product is MAKIKIENVVASTSLGEELDLQAIALALEGAEYEPEQFPGLIYRLKEPKTATLLFRSGKVVCTGAKSLENVKVAINKVAKQIEKAGIKIRDEPKVEVQNIVASSDLGQEINLNAIAISLGLERVEYEPEQFPGLVYRLDEPKVVVLLFGSGKLVCTGARKPHDVEAAVTKITVELKSAGLLR
- the ftsZ gene encoding cell division protein FtsZ, with translation MGEGTVEHYDTEEELRQECAQLKILVIGCGGGGCNSVNRLMNIGIRGVETVAINTDKSHLQTVNAHRRLLIGKDMTRGLGAGGLPDVGEACAENALDPLNTILRDVDLTFITAGMGGGTGTGVAPVVAKQAKRHGSLVISMATTPFEFERGGRMEAALRGIKKLNESSDMMLLLDNNRLLEMVNNLPMAQGLTVMDQLISEVIKGLVEAITVPSMVNLDFADLRTIMRHKGVSTILYGESTDPDGAVKDALSNPLLEVDYEGATGAMIHVTGGNKLTVKKVSRVLDGMSEQLDPDAQVIFGARVDPDCGDLIKVMAVITGIKEVPQRRGPRTKDEKKLDETLEELVGAAG
- a CDS encoding ribbon-helix-helix protein, CopG family, which translates into the protein MSDTERITIRIPSDKVDALESLVKDGSFPTISDAIRAAIDSFVESHFTPEHIERVTVELPKGNVVELESLVKDGDSVSIDDAIRNAVREYTRKRLTRAVEEMH
- a CDS encoding TatD family hydrolase yields the protein MRPIFDNHMHLQPSGRGVGALLDFSKAGGTHAILCHMPYREVAISTGEDFSRSYDITLSLADRANAETGVKVFPAVGPYPVLLIGLTERFGMPRAVEVMREGMERAQKLVLERKAVAIGEIGRPHFPVPPEIWEASNGIMLYGMQLAKEAGCPVVLHTESGTPEVMLDLARIADRAGLDRGRAIKHYSPPLVLEEENHGLFPSVLASKPAVTEALSKGTRFVMETDFMDEPSRPGAVMDIKTVPKRTNAYLSSGQMSEDQAWAIHKENPERLYGITID
- a CDS encoding RNA methyltransferase, which translates into the protein MPAVRVVLVEPMHDGNVGAVARAMANFGFKELRMVDPCELTEEAYKRAKHAGYVLENALVVQGFEEAVRGCDLVVGTSGIVTAGPRHFVRIPETPRAFASKIKDHEGTVAVVFGPEDLGLTQEQLERCDMLVHIPSDPDYAVLNLSHAVSIVLYEMFLTRDRPYHPAVATIEEKEKLFEFFHNLLVAIDYPDYRRDKTETMFRRMMGRAVPTKWEFYTIMGVIGDAYKIIEGKKRLPK